In one window of Streptomyces sp. FXJ1.172 DNA:
- a CDS encoding alkaline phosphatase D family protein — protein sequence MSHRPLPGRRSVLRGSLAASAALTLPVGLGAAPAFARSGRPQAGWGVQAGDVSADSGLVWVRSDRPARMIVETAATESFRAPRRWHGPLLGAGTDFTGTTRLHGLPAGEQIHYRVLLADPDDPRRTGEPVSGTFRTAPAERRRGVRFVWSGDLAGQGWGINESIGGYRIFDAMAKADPDFFLCSGDNIYADGPIAASAPLPDGSVYRSITTEEKSHVATTLADYRGNFRYNLLDAALRRFNAQVPNIIQWDDHEVRNNWYPGEVIGTGTPYPAGTKLDDLALRSRQAFSEYFPISTISGRPDGRIYRVVHHGPLLDVFVLDMRTYRNANSPDDQTADPVGILGREQLEWLKRELAKSRAVWKVIANDMPLGLVVPDPVEGKPDFEAVAQGDPGAPLGRELQIAELLRFIKHRRITGTVWLTADVHHTSAQHYEPSLAAFKDFEPFWEFVSGPLNAGAFPANALDGTFGPDRVFVKAPTASNVSPAEGYQFFGEVDIDGDSGELTVRLREYDGTVLFTQTLQPGRVGQ from the coding sequence ATGTCCCACCGTCCGCTCCCCGGCCGCCGCAGCGTCCTGCGCGGCTCCCTCGCCGCGTCGGCGGCCCTGACCCTGCCCGTGGGCCTCGGCGCGGCCCCGGCCTTCGCCCGCTCCGGGCGCCCCCAGGCGGGCTGGGGCGTGCAGGCGGGCGACGTGAGCGCCGACTCCGGTCTGGTGTGGGTGCGTTCGGACCGGCCGGCCCGGATGATCGTGGAGACCGCGGCCACCGAGTCGTTCCGCGCCCCGCGCAGATGGCACGGCCCGCTGCTGGGGGCCGGCACGGACTTCACCGGCACCACCCGGCTGCACGGCCTGCCCGCCGGCGAGCAGATCCACTACCGCGTGCTGCTCGCCGACCCGGACGACCCGCGCCGCACCGGCGAGCCGGTGAGCGGCACCTTCCGCACGGCTCCGGCCGAGCGGCGCCGGGGCGTGCGGTTCGTGTGGTCGGGCGACCTGGCCGGACAGGGCTGGGGCATCAACGAGTCCATCGGCGGCTACCGCATCTTCGACGCCATGGCGAAGGCCGATCCGGACTTCTTCCTGTGCAGCGGCGACAACATCTACGCCGACGGACCCATTGCGGCGAGTGCGCCCCTGCCCGACGGCAGCGTCTACCGCAGCATCACCACCGAGGAGAAGTCGCACGTCGCGACCACCCTGGCCGACTACCGGGGCAACTTCCGCTACAACCTCCTGGACGCGGCCCTGCGCCGGTTCAACGCCCAGGTGCCGAACATCATCCAGTGGGACGACCACGAGGTGCGCAACAACTGGTACCCGGGCGAGGTCATCGGCACCGGCACCCCCTACCCGGCCGGCACGAAGCTCGACGACCTGGCGCTGCGCTCGCGGCAGGCGTTCTCGGAGTACTTCCCGATCTCCACGATCAGCGGCCGCCCGGACGGCCGGATCTACCGCGTCGTCCATCACGGCCCGCTGCTGGACGTGTTCGTGCTCGACATGCGCACCTACCGCAACGCCAACTCCCCCGACGACCAGACCGCGGACCCGGTCGGCATCCTCGGCCGTGAGCAACTGGAGTGGCTCAAGCGGGAGCTGGCGAAGTCCCGCGCGGTGTGGAAGGTGATCGCCAATGACATGCCGCTCGGCCTGGTCGTGCCCGACCCGGTCGAGGGCAAGCCGGACTTCGAGGCGGTCGCGCAGGGCGACCCGGGCGCGCCGCTCGGCCGTGAGCTGCAGATCGCCGAGCTGCTGCGCTTCATCAAGCACCGGCGCATCACCGGCACGGTGTGGCTGACGGCCGACGTGCACCACACCTCCGCCCAGCACTACGAGCCCTCGCTCGCCGCGTTCAAGGACTTCGAGCCGTTCTGGGAGTTCGTCTCCGGCCCGCTGAACGCCGGCGCCTTTCCGGCCAACGCCCTCGACGGCACGTTCGGCCCGGACCGGGTGTTCGTGAAGGCACCGACGGCCTCCAACGTGTCACCGGCCGAGGGCTACCAGTTCTTCGGCGAGGTCGACATCGACGGCGACAGCGGCGAGCTGACGGTCCGGCTGCGCGAGTACGACGGCACGGTGCTGTTCACACAGACGCTCCAGCCGGGCCGGGTCGGCCAGTAG
- a CDS encoding alpha/beta fold hydrolase produces the protein MSATASFPVPGPHGPQDVTMSYARVGRGEPLVLLHGIGHHRQAWDPVVDILATERDVITVDLPGFGASPGLPDGLAYDLSTTNTVLGALFEALELDRPHIAGNSLGGLLALELGRDKLVRSVTALSPAGFWTEAERRYAFTVLLTMRAVARRLPLPLVERLSHTAAGRTALTSTIYGRPARRAPEAVVAETLALVGATGFDATLRAGQSVRFTDELAGLPVTVGWGTRDRILVRRQGVRAKQLIPHARLVRLPGCGHCPMNDDPALVARVILDGSR, from the coding sequence ATGTCCGCCACCGCCTCCTTCCCGGTCCCCGGTCCGCACGGCCCGCAGGACGTGACCATGTCCTACGCGCGCGTGGGCCGCGGCGAACCGCTGGTCCTGCTGCACGGCATCGGCCACCACCGGCAGGCCTGGGACCCGGTCGTGGACATCCTCGCCACCGAGCGGGACGTGATCACCGTCGATCTGCCGGGCTTCGGCGCGTCGCCGGGCCTGCCGGACGGCCTCGCCTACGACCTGTCCACCACCAACACCGTGCTCGGCGCCCTGTTCGAGGCGCTGGAACTGGACCGTCCGCACATCGCCGGCAACTCGCTGGGCGGCCTGCTCGCCCTGGAGCTGGGCCGGGACAAGCTCGTACGGTCCGTCACGGCCCTGTCCCCCGCCGGGTTCTGGACCGAGGCCGAGCGCCGGTACGCCTTCACGGTGCTGCTGACGATGCGGGCCGTCGCCCGGCGCCTCCCGCTGCCGCTGGTGGAGCGGCTGTCGCACACGGCGGCCGGGCGCACCGCGCTGACGAGCACCATCTACGGCCGCCCCGCGCGCCGCGCACCCGAGGCCGTGGTGGCCGAGACACTGGCGCTCGTAGGGGCCACCGGCTTCGACGCGACCCTGCGGGCGGGCCAGTCGGTCCGGTTCACCGACGAACTGGCGGGCCTGCCCGTCACGGTGGGCTGGGGCACCCGGGACCGGATCCTCGTACGCCGCCAGGGGGTGCGCGCCAAACAGCTGATCCCGCACGCCCGTCTGGTGCGGCTGCCCGGCTGCGGCCACTGCCCGATGAACGACGACCCGGCACTGGTCGCGCGGGTCATCCTGGACGGCAGCCGCTGA
- a CDS encoding NADPH-dependent F420 reductase: MRYGVLGTGEVGRTLAGRLVELGHEVTLGSRTRDNPVAAEWATAAAERARAGAFAQAAAAGEVVINAVGGPVALDALRAAGAEHLDGKVLVDVCNPLAFMAGEARLDPVESDSVGERIQRAFPHARVVKTLNTVNCRVMVDPGRVPGAHNVFVSGDDAEAKEQVTGMLGELGWPAQRVVDLGGIRSARAVEMYLPLWLTMFRNSGSPDFNIEVHWAG, encoded by the coding sequence ATGCGGTACGGCGTGCTGGGCACGGGCGAGGTGGGCCGCACCCTGGCCGGCCGGCTGGTGGAACTGGGGCACGAGGTGACGCTCGGGTCGCGCACCAGGGACAACCCGGTGGCGGCGGAGTGGGCCACGGCCGCGGCGGAGCGGGCCCGCGCGGGCGCGTTCGCGCAGGCGGCCGCGGCGGGCGAGGTGGTGATCAACGCCGTGGGCGGTCCCGTGGCGCTCGACGCGCTGCGGGCGGCCGGCGCGGAGCACCTCGACGGCAAGGTGCTGGTGGACGTCTGCAATCCCCTGGCCTTCATGGCGGGCGAGGCGCGGCTGGACCCGGTGGAGTCGGACAGTGTGGGCGAGCGGATCCAGCGGGCCTTTCCGCACGCGCGCGTGGTGAAGACGCTGAACACGGTCAACTGCCGGGTGATGGTGGATCCGGGGCGGGTGCCGGGCGCGCACAACGTCTTCGTGAGCGGGGACGACGCCGAGGCCAAGGAGCAGGTGACGGGCATGCTCGGCGAGCTGGGCTGGCCGGCGCAGCGGGTGGTGGACCTGGGCGGGATCCGGTCGGCGCGGGCGGTGGAGATGTATCTGCCGCTGTGGCTCACCATGTTCCGCAACTCCGGGAGTCCGGACTTCAACATCGAGGTGCACTGGGCGGGTTGA
- a CDS encoding RNA polymerase sigma-70 factor gives MSTDTATDVFEEHRSLLMGVAYRMLGRVADAEDVVQDAWLRWSGDDRTEVREPAAYLVRITTRLAIDRLRQVQSRGEAYVGPWLPEPCLTEFGDTAPDAAERAVLADSVSLAVLVVLESLSPLERAVFVLREAFGYPYAEIASLLDRGEAAVRQLAGRARRHVEERRQRYEVDPARRREVTERFLAAAAEGDLDGLMSLLAPDVRLVGDSGGKAKAPARIVNTADKVGRFLAAVAPQAPADTTYRSVETNGGPAVLVLSGGKPDSLIQLDIADGRVATVYIVRNPDKLQHLAVR, from the coding sequence GTGAGCACTGACACCGCGACGGACGTCTTCGAAGAGCACCGGTCCCTGCTCATGGGCGTCGCCTACCGGATGCTCGGCCGCGTGGCCGACGCCGAGGACGTGGTGCAGGACGCCTGGCTGCGCTGGTCCGGCGACGACCGCACGGAGGTCCGCGAACCGGCCGCCTATCTGGTGCGCATCACCACCCGTCTGGCCATCGACCGGCTGCGCCAGGTGCAGTCGCGCGGCGAGGCCTACGTCGGGCCGTGGCTGCCGGAGCCCTGTCTCACCGAGTTCGGCGACACCGCCCCGGACGCCGCGGAACGCGCCGTGCTCGCCGACAGCGTCTCCCTCGCCGTGCTGGTCGTCCTCGAGTCCCTGTCCCCGCTGGAGCGGGCCGTCTTCGTGCTCAGGGAGGCGTTCGGCTACCCGTACGCCGAGATCGCCTCGCTGCTCGACCGCGGCGAGGCGGCGGTACGGCAGCTCGCCGGACGGGCGCGCCGGCACGTGGAGGAGCGGCGGCAGCGTTACGAGGTCGACCCCGCCCGGCGGCGCGAGGTGACCGAGCGCTTCCTCGCCGCGGCGGCGGAGGGCGACCTGGACGGGCTCATGTCCCTGCTCGCCCCCGATGTCCGTCTGGTCGGCGACAGCGGCGGCAAGGCCAAGGCGCCGGCCCGGATCGTCAACACCGCCGACAAGGTGGGGCGCTTCCTGGCCGCCGTCGCGCCCCAGGCGCCCGCGGACACGACGTACCGCTCCGTGGAGACCAACGGCGGCCCGGCCGTGCTGGTCCTGTCCGGCGGCAAGCCCGACAGTCTGATCCAGCTGGACATCGCCGACGGCCGCGTCGCGACCGTGTACATCGTGCGCAATCCGGACAAACTTCAGCACCTGGCTGTCCGCTGA
- a CDS encoding GntR family transcriptional regulator, protein MGTTQLESVPEPKYWHLKTVLSEALDSEFSVGEILPNERDLAARFGVARATLRQALEQLELEGRLQRRRGVGTTVAPPRVGVAVGTEQHAWPGAAEDAWQSVDCEHAAPSAAVAAALDIAADEPVHTVRRSRMSHGQRVATELLHIPAASVPDLTAIDAPSGPARARAVLRELQRLTLEGQNRSVELGSARADDAKDLDRLPGSPVLVVTTRFTAGGRTAALSVATYRADTCRLTFGDSAGVEIHHDPQRQAS, encoded by the coding sequence GTGGGGACCACGCAGCTGGAATCGGTGCCGGAACCGAAGTACTGGCACCTCAAGACCGTGCTCAGCGAGGCACTGGACTCCGAGTTCTCGGTCGGTGAGATCCTGCCCAACGAGCGCGACCTCGCCGCCCGCTTCGGCGTCGCCCGCGCCACGCTCCGCCAGGCGCTCGAACAGCTCGAGCTGGAGGGCCGGCTGCAGCGTCGCCGCGGTGTCGGTACGACCGTGGCGCCGCCGCGGGTGGGCGTGGCCGTCGGCACCGAGCAGCACGCCTGGCCGGGCGCGGCCGAAGACGCCTGGCAGTCCGTCGACTGCGAGCACGCGGCGCCGTCCGCGGCCGTCGCCGCGGCCCTGGACATCGCAGCGGACGAGCCGGTCCACACGGTGCGCCGCTCCCGCATGTCCCACGGCCAGCGCGTCGCCACCGAGCTGCTCCACATCCCGGCGGCCTCGGTGCCCGACCTCACCGCGATCGACGCCCCGTCCGGCCCGGCACGCGCGCGTGCGGTGCTGCGCGAGTTGCAGCGCCTGACCCTGGAGGGCCAGAACCGCTCCGTCGAACTGGGCTCCGCCCGCGCGGACGACGCCAAGGACCTCGACCGCCTGCCCGGCTCACCCGTCCTGGTCGTCACCACCCGCTTCACTGCCGGCGGCCGCACCGCCGCCCTGTCCGTCGCGACCTACCGCGCCGACACCTGCCGACTGACCTTCGGGGACTCGGCGGGCGTGGAGATACACCACGACCCGCAACGCCAGGCGTCCTGA
- a CDS encoding ROK family transcriptional regulator, whose translation MAQLTGGDPSLLRRINSAVVLHALRATDCATLTEITRVTGLSRPTVEGVVEGLIEGGLVVETAADEGTARRQGRPARRFRFRAEAGHLLGLEIGPHRVAALLSDLDGRVLGAQAKDVDEAAAADERLDRLRGAVAELLRRAGVARGSLRAVGVGTPGIVEADGTVRLGTALPQWTGLKLGERLSRSFKCPVLVENDANAAAVAEHWKGVATESEDVVFVLAGLSPGAGSLIGGRLHRGYGGAAGEIGALHLLGREATPETLLSTTDEPLHPLDEQAVAEVFALARKGDQRARAAVERFIQRLVHDVAALVLALDPELVVVGGWAAGLDGVLEPLRRELARYCLRPPQVALSLLGEAAVATGALRLALDHVEEQLFAVEGTVTARR comes from the coding sequence GTGGCGCAGCTGACCGGCGGCGATCCCTCGCTGCTGCGAAGGATCAATTCCGCGGTGGTGCTGCACGCGCTGCGCGCCACGGACTGCGCGACGCTCACCGAGATCACCCGGGTCACGGGGCTGTCCCGGCCGACCGTCGAGGGCGTCGTCGAAGGCCTCATCGAGGGCGGGCTCGTCGTCGAGACGGCGGCCGACGAGGGCACCGCGCGCCGTCAGGGCCGGCCCGCGCGCCGATTCCGGTTCCGCGCCGAGGCGGGGCACCTGCTGGGCCTGGAGATCGGGCCGCACCGGGTCGCCGCGCTGCTGTCCGACCTGGACGGCCGGGTGCTGGGCGCGCAGGCCAAGGATGTCGACGAGGCGGCTGCGGCGGACGAGCGCCTGGACCGGCTGCGCGGCGCGGTCGCCGAGCTGCTGCGCCGGGCCGGGGTCGCGCGCGGTTCGCTGCGGGCGGTGGGCGTGGGCACGCCGGGCATCGTGGAGGCCGACGGCACGGTACGGCTGGGCACGGCGCTGCCGCAGTGGACCGGTCTGAAGCTCGGCGAGCGGCTCAGCCGGTCCTTCAAGTGCCCGGTGCTGGTGGAGAACGACGCCAACGCGGCGGCCGTCGCGGAGCACTGGAAGGGTGTGGCGACCGAGTCCGAGGACGTGGTGTTCGTGCTGGCGGGGCTCAGCCCGGGTGCGGGTTCGCTGATCGGCGGACGGCTGCACCGGGGGTACGGCGGGGCGGCCGGGGAGATCGGCGCACTGCATCTGCTGGGCCGGGAGGCGACGCCCGAGACGCTGTTGTCCACGACCGACGAGCCGCTGCACCCGCTGGACGAGCAGGCGGTCGCCGAGGTGTTCGCGCTGGCGCGCAAAGGTGACCAGCGGGCGCGGGCGGCCGTCGAGCGGTTCATCCAGCGGCTCGTGCACGATGTCGCCGCGCTGGTGCTCGCCCTGGATCCCGAACTGGTCGTTGTCGGCGGGTGGGCCGCCGGGTTGGACGGTGTCCTGGAGCCGTTGCGGCGTGAACTGGCCCGGTATTGCCTGCGGCCGCCTCAGGTGGCGTTGTCCTTGCTGGGCGAGGCGGCCGTGGCCACAGGGGCGCTGCGGCTGGCTCTGGACCACGTCGAGGAGCAGCTGTTCGCCGTGGAGGGAACGGTGACGGCCCGGCGGTGA
- the mug gene encoding G/U mismatch-specific DNA glycosylase, with protein sequence MTRLTRTDLEAARDRLVPDVVADGLRVLFCGINPGLMTAATGHHFARPGNRFWPVLHLSGFTPRLLKPAEQQEMLSYGLGITNVVARATARADELTAEEYAEGGRLLTEKVARLGPRWLAVVGVTAYRAAFGERTAQVGPQERTFGDTRVWVLPNPSGLNAHWTTQTMAEEFARLRVAARA encoded by the coding sequence CTGACCCGCCTGACGAGGACCGACCTGGAGGCCGCCCGCGACCGTCTCGTACCGGACGTCGTCGCGGACGGCCTGCGGGTGCTCTTCTGCGGCATCAACCCGGGGCTGATGACGGCGGCGACCGGTCACCACTTCGCCCGCCCCGGCAACCGCTTCTGGCCGGTGCTGCACCTGTCCGGCTTCACGCCGAGGCTGCTGAAGCCGGCGGAGCAGCAGGAGATGCTGTCGTACGGGCTGGGCATCACGAACGTCGTGGCGCGGGCGACCGCGCGGGCCGACGAGCTGACCGCCGAGGAGTACGCCGAGGGCGGGCGGCTGCTCACCGAGAAGGTCGCGCGGCTGGGGCCGAGGTGGCTGGCCGTGGTCGGGGTGACCGCGTACCGGGCCGCGTTCGGCGAGCGCACGGCCCAAGTGGGGCCGCAGGAGCGGACGTTCGGGGACACCCGGGTCTGGGTGCTGCCCAACCCCAGCGGGCTGAACGCGCACTGGACGACGCAGACGATGGCGGAGGAGTTCGCCCGGCTGCGGGTCGCCGCGCGGGCTTGA
- the purB gene encoding adenylosuccinate lyase, with the protein MTSAPAKPRIPNVLAGRYASAQLATLWSPEQKVKLERQLWLAVLRAQKDLGIEVPEEAIADYERVLDTVDLASIAEREKVTRHDVKARIEEFNDLAGHEHVHKGMTSRDLTENVEQLQIRLSLELMRNRTVAVLARLGKLAGEYAELVMAGRSHNVAAQATTLGKRFATAADELLVAYGRVEELLGRYPLRGIKGPVGTAQDMLDLLGGDATKLAELEDRIAGHLGFSQAFTSVGQVYPRSLDYEVVTALVQLAAAPSSLAKTIRLMAGHELVTEGFKPGQVGSSAMPHKMNTRSCERVNGLMVILRGYASMTGELAGDQWNEGDVSCSVVRRVALPDAFFALDGLLETFLTVLDEFGAFPAVVARELDRYLPFLATTKVLMGAVRAGVGREVAHEAIKENAVATALAMREQGAERNDLLDKLAGDERLPLDREQLAALMADKLSFTGAAADQVGVVVGRIEGIVKQHPEAAGYTPGAIL; encoded by the coding sequence GTGACTTCTGCGCCCGCCAAGCCCCGCATCCCGAACGTCCTCGCCGGACGCTACGCCTCCGCCCAGCTCGCCACGCTCTGGTCGCCCGAGCAGAAGGTGAAGCTGGAGCGGCAGCTCTGGCTCGCCGTGCTGCGGGCCCAGAAGGACCTCGGCATCGAGGTGCCGGAGGAGGCGATCGCCGACTACGAGCGTGTCCTCGACACCGTCGACCTGGCCTCGATCGCCGAGCGCGAGAAGGTCACCCGGCACGATGTGAAGGCGCGGATCGAGGAGTTCAACGACCTCGCCGGGCACGAGCACGTGCACAAGGGCATGACCTCCCGTGACCTCACCGAGAACGTGGAGCAGCTGCAGATCCGGCTCTCGCTGGAGCTGATGCGCAACCGCACGGTGGCCGTCCTGGCGCGTCTGGGCAAGCTGGCCGGCGAGTACGCCGAGCTGGTCATGGCCGGCCGCTCGCACAACGTGGCCGCGCAGGCCACCACCCTCGGCAAGCGCTTCGCGACCGCCGCCGACGAGCTGCTCGTCGCGTACGGCCGCGTCGAGGAGCTGCTCGGCCGCTACCCGCTGCGCGGCATCAAGGGCCCGGTCGGCACCGCGCAGGACATGCTCGACCTGCTCGGCGGCGACGCCACGAAGCTCGCCGAGCTGGAGGACCGGATCGCCGGGCACCTCGGCTTCTCGCAGGCGTTCACCTCGGTGGGCCAGGTCTACCCGCGCTCGCTGGACTACGAGGTCGTCACCGCGCTGGTGCAGCTGGCGGCGGCGCCGTCCTCGCTGGCCAAGACGATCCGGCTGATGGCCGGGCACGAGCTGGTCACCGAGGGCTTCAAGCCGGGCCAGGTCGGCTCCTCGGCGATGCCGCACAAGATGAACACCCGCTCCTGCGAGCGCGTCAACGGCCTGATGGTCATCCTGCGCGGCTACGCCTCGATGACCGGCGAGCTGGCGGGCGACCAGTGGAACGAGGGCGATGTGTCCTGCTCGGTGGTGCGCCGGGTCGCGCTGCCGGACGCGTTCTTCGCGCTCGACGGTCTGCTGGAGACCTTCCTGACGGTCCTCGACGAGTTCGGCGCCTTCCCGGCGGTCGTCGCCCGTGAGCTGGACCGCTATCTGCCGTTCCTGGCCACCACCAAGGTGCTCATGGGCGCGGTGCGGGCCGGTGTGGGCCGTGAGGTCGCGCACGAGGCGATCAAGGAGAACGCCGTGGCCACCGCGCTCGCGATGCGCGAGCAGGGCGCCGAGCGCAACGACCTGCTGGACAAGCTCGCCGGCGACGAGCGCCTCCCGCTCGACCGCGAGCAGCTGGCGGCGCTGATGGCCGACAAGCTGTCCTTCACCGGTGCCGCCGCCGACCAGGTCGGTGTCGTCGTCGGCCGGATCGAGGGGATCGTCAAGCAGCACCCGGAGGCGGCCGGGTACACGCCCGGAGCGATCCTCTGA
- a CDS encoding SGNH/GDSL hydrolase family protein, whose product MQTNPASPPYSSLVSVGDSFTEGMSDLLPDGSYRGWADVLATRMAARTPDFRYANLAVRGKLIGQIVDEQVNVAAAMNADVVTLVGGLNDTLRPKCDMGRVKGLLTEAVERLAPSCGQLVLMRSPGRQGPVLERFRPRMEELFSCVDELAARHGAVVVDLYGAPSLSDPRLWDVDRLHLTAEGHRRVAEAVWQTLGYEPEDTEWRVPMPATAPPGWVTRRVADARFARQHLLPWIGRRLTGRSSGDGRPAKRPELLPYEGRA is encoded by the coding sequence ATGCAGACGAATCCCGCATCTCCCCCGTACAGCAGCCTGGTCTCGGTCGGCGACTCGTTCACCGAGGGCATGTCGGACCTGCTGCCCGACGGCTCCTACCGGGGCTGGGCCGACGTGCTCGCCACGCGGATGGCCGCCCGCACACCGGATTTCCGGTACGCCAACCTGGCCGTGCGCGGGAAGCTGATCGGGCAGATCGTGGACGAGCAGGTGAACGTGGCGGCGGCCATGAACGCCGACGTGGTCACGCTGGTCGGCGGCCTCAACGACACCCTGCGGCCCAAGTGCGACATGGGCCGGGTCAAGGGCCTGCTGACCGAGGCCGTGGAGCGCCTCGCGCCGTCCTGCGGGCAACTGGTGCTGATGCGCAGCCCCGGCCGCCAGGGCCCGGTGCTGGAGCGGTTCCGGCCGCGCATGGAGGAGCTGTTCTCCTGCGTGGACGAGCTGGCCGCACGGCACGGCGCGGTCGTCGTCGACCTGTACGGCGCCCCGTCGCTGAGCGATCCCCGGCTGTGGGACGTGGACCGGCTGCACCTGACGGCGGAGGGGCACCGCCGGGTCGCCGAGGCGGTGTGGCAGACGCTCGGGTACGAGCCGGAGGACACCGAGTGGCGGGTGCCGATGCCCGCCACTGCCCCGCCGGGGTGGGTGACGCGCCGGGTCGCGGACGCTCGCTTCGCCCGGCAGCACCTGCTGCCCTGGATAGGCCGCCGGCTGACCGGCCGCTCCTCGGGCGACGGCCGCCCGGCCAAGCGCCCCGAGCTGCTGCCGTACGAGGGCCGGGCGTAG
- a CDS encoding hemolysin family protein has translation MTAVQLLIGLATLVVNAFFVGAEFALISVRRSQIEPLAQEGDRRAKAVLWGLEHVSALLAAAQLGITLCTLVLGVVAEPAIAHLLEPVFHAVGIPQSAGHVVSFVIALTLATYLHMLLGEMVPKNIALAEPVHSALLLGPPLVALSRALRPVIFTVNAFANGLLRLLRVQARDEVAASFTDAQLAEIVKDAGEAGLIDDRARERLHDALELGRRPVRDVVVPLERVEYARVGVTPEALERLSAESGFSRFPVVDVGRRIVGYLHVKDALDASPRDVPFRLRDMRSIARVRESTPLDDVLTAMRGSRTHLAAVLGDDGRLAGLVTMEDVLRQLFGQPAPG, from the coding sequence ATGACCGCCGTACAGCTGCTGATCGGGCTCGCGACGCTCGTCGTCAACGCCTTCTTCGTCGGCGCGGAGTTCGCGCTGATCTCCGTGCGCCGCTCGCAGATCGAGCCGCTCGCCCAGGAGGGCGACCGGCGCGCGAAGGCCGTGCTGTGGGGCCTGGAGCACGTCTCGGCGCTGCTGGCCGCCGCCCAGCTGGGCATCACGCTGTGCACGCTGGTGCTGGGCGTGGTCGCCGAGCCGGCGATCGCGCACCTGCTGGAGCCGGTGTTCCACGCCGTCGGAATCCCGCAGAGCGCGGGCCACGTCGTGTCCTTCGTGATCGCGCTGACCCTGGCGACGTATCTGCACATGCTGCTGGGCGAGATGGTCCCGAAGAACATCGCCCTCGCGGAACCGGTGCACAGCGCGCTGCTGCTCGGCCCGCCGCTGGTCGCCCTGTCCCGGGCGCTGCGCCCGGTGATCTTCACGGTCAACGCGTTCGCGAACGGGCTGCTGAGGCTGCTCAGGGTGCAGGCCAGGGACGAGGTCGCGGCGAGCTTCACGGACGCCCAGCTGGCCGAGATCGTCAAGGACGCCGGTGAGGCGGGCCTGATCGACGACCGGGCGCGGGAGCGGCTGCACGACGCCCTGGAGCTGGGCAGACGCCCGGTGCGCGATGTCGTGGTGCCCCTGGAGCGGGTGGAGTACGCGCGCGTGGGCGTGACCCCGGAGGCGCTGGAGCGGCTGTCCGCCGAGTCGGGCTTCTCCCGGTTCCCGGTGGTCGACGTGGGCCGCCGGATCGTGGGCTACCTGCACGTCAAGGACGCGCTGGACGCCTCGCCGCGGGACGTGCCGTTCCGGCTGCGCGACATGCGGTCCATCGCGCGTGTACGGGAGAGCACCCCGCTGGACGACGTGCTCACCGCGATGCGCGGCAGCCGCACGCATCTCGCGGCGGTGCTCGGTGACGACGGGCGCCTGGCCGGCCTGGTGACCATGGAGGACGTCCTGCGGCAGCTGTTCGGGCAGCCTGCTCCGGGCTGA